The Caulifigura coniformis genome includes a region encoding these proteins:
- a CDS encoding transporter: MQSAFWKPSLVAAAIAFGALPAAAQTPTPGLAALTEDEQLFDSKLAAQPASCTVGCPPANCLQTPGATSPYGTMTPGPAASMPQPMATPDSVFSPGNVGSLSAGQGALGGENLVAASMMAGGYLDPAAPVTMFRLRYDIANDNPFPDRGEYFYAKCGCFRQIGADPDAAGPIGLNTSVDYQEVRAYFEYAFNPKFSLFTELPVRFVDYTSLPGLPALGSSNGFADMTAGFKYAFIAEEDEYLTFQFKTYIPTGDSREGLGTNHVSLEPAILYYRRLSENWLLQSQFSEFCPIGVDSYASNVLSYGGGLGYILYESDDVSVIPMLEMVGWTFLGGQKFDASSGGVDPESANGDTIVNVKPGVRVGLGDRGPAMMQSQSIYAGFGIPVTNEEFYEELFRVEYRILF; the protein is encoded by the coding sequence ATGCAGAGCGCTTTCTGGAAACCGAGTCTCGTCGCTGCGGCCATCGCGTTCGGCGCGCTGCCCGCCGCCGCACAGACTCCGACGCCTGGGCTCGCCGCTTTGACGGAAGACGAGCAACTGTTCGATTCGAAACTGGCGGCGCAGCCGGCGTCGTGCACGGTCGGATGCCCGCCGGCGAACTGCCTGCAGACGCCCGGTGCGACGTCTCCGTACGGCACGATGACGCCCGGACCTGCGGCTTCGATGCCCCAGCCGATGGCGACTCCCGACTCCGTTTTCTCTCCCGGAAATGTCGGCTCGCTGTCCGCAGGGCAGGGGGCCCTCGGCGGTGAGAACCTGGTGGCCGCCTCGATGATGGCGGGTGGTTATCTCGATCCGGCCGCGCCCGTCACGATGTTTCGCCTGCGGTACGATATCGCGAACGACAACCCGTTCCCGGATCGCGGCGAGTACTTCTATGCGAAGTGCGGCTGCTTCAGGCAGATTGGCGCAGATCCCGACGCGGCGGGCCCGATCGGCCTGAACACGAGCGTCGACTACCAGGAAGTCCGCGCGTACTTCGAATACGCGTTCAATCCGAAGTTCTCGCTGTTCACGGAACTGCCCGTTCGATTCGTCGATTACACATCGCTCCCCGGGCTTCCCGCACTGGGAAGTTCGAACGGCTTCGCCGACATGACGGCCGGCTTCAAGTACGCCTTCATCGCGGAAGAAGATGAGTACCTGACGTTCCAGTTCAAAACCTACATTCCGACCGGCGATTCACGCGAAGGCCTGGGAACCAACCACGTCAGCCTGGAACCGGCGATTCTCTACTACCGCCGACTCTCCGAAAACTGGCTCCTCCAGAGCCAGTTCAGCGAGTTTTGCCCGATCGGCGTCGACAGCTATGCCAGCAACGTTCTGAGCTACGGCGGCGGCCTGGGCTACATCCTGTATGAGAGCGACGACGTGTCGGTCATTCCGATGCTCGAAATGGTTGGCTGGACATTCCTCGGCGGTCAGAAGTTCGATGCGAGCTCCGGCGGCGTGGACCCTGAAAGCGCCAACGGCGACACCATCGTCAACGTGAAGCCTGGCGTCCGCGTCGGCCTTGGCGATCGGGGACCGGCCATGATGCAGAGCCAGTCGATCTACGCCGGATTCGGAATCCCGGTCACCAACGAAGAGTTCTACGAGGAACTGTTCCGGGTCGAGTACCGGATCCTCTTCTGA
- a CDS encoding eL24 family ribosomal protein, with the protein MMATRYRRWTCGAFATALTLTTASFGQDAAAPKPPAAPPAPKGAPIPQTPEFASPDIKPTFCDWLLARPVALAKKLNRTDPLQRPPFAGAPTDSLKGMAAGIRAVQLDAPNRVAAAAYLGTVDCATYPQAQEMLIAVMNEDPQEEVRYEAVMALRMMLTRGCANLDTECECESCENKKEIAAASEKHSKEHQRALIKDAKGPAKAEARDAKRKNEVQEKRYDCCRGCCNAKVLNALAKVAYEKDGACCFVEPSERVREAAKEGLCLCCTVPGWTMHSPEPPVAPADEPEKTPGETPAPDDKEVKPPQLEESVPKLTPPPEGSAEGPVTQTMATKSSMSGTPLRPAIPGLKGYCVMELRDRKFVAAKPEFSSTFDGRTYYFSSKEKKAAFDAEPERFGLAYRGYDPVVWQTKREMVDGQFLREYQGQFYLFAAKENWDKFKAAPQKFVLRDRVTTGQSVVSR; encoded by the coding sequence ATGATGGCCACCCGTTATCGCAGATGGACCTGCGGCGCTTTTGCGACTGCACTCACGCTGACGACCGCCTCCTTCGGGCAGGATGCGGCCGCACCCAAACCGCCTGCGGCACCGCCGGCGCCCAAAGGGGCGCCGATTCCGCAGACGCCGGAGTTCGCCAGCCCGGACATCAAGCCGACCTTCTGCGACTGGCTGCTCGCCCGCCCGGTTGCACTGGCGAAAAAGCTCAACCGGACCGACCCGCTCCAGCGCCCGCCGTTTGCCGGGGCGCCGACCGACTCGCTCAAGGGAATGGCGGCCGGCATTCGCGCGGTGCAGCTCGATGCGCCGAATCGCGTCGCCGCCGCAGCCTATCTGGGAACGGTTGACTGCGCGACCTACCCGCAGGCCCAGGAGATGCTGATCGCGGTGATGAACGAGGACCCGCAGGAGGAGGTCCGCTACGAAGCGGTCATGGCCCTGCGGATGATGCTGACCCGCGGCTGTGCCAATCTCGACACCGAGTGCGAGTGCGAATCCTGCGAGAACAAGAAGGAGATCGCGGCGGCCTCGGAAAAGCACTCAAAGGAACATCAGCGGGCGTTGATCAAGGACGCCAAAGGTCCGGCCAAGGCCGAGGCCCGCGACGCGAAGCGCAAGAACGAAGTGCAGGAGAAGCGTTACGACTGTTGCCGCGGGTGCTGCAACGCCAAGGTGCTGAACGCCCTGGCGAAAGTCGCCTACGAAAAAGACGGCGCGTGCTGCTTCGTCGAGCCTTCCGAACGCGTCCGCGAGGCGGCCAAAGAAGGCCTCTGCCTGTGCTGCACGGTTCCCGGGTGGACAATGCATTCGCCGGAGCCTCCGGTCGCGCCTGCTGACGAGCCGGAAAAGACGCCTGGCGAAACGCCGGCGCCGGACGACAAGGAAGTGAAGCCGCCGCAGCTCGAAGAATCCGTGCCGAAACTCACTCCGCCCCCTGAAGGATCGGCGGAAGGCCCGGTGACCCAGACGATGGCGACCAAGTCTTCAATGTCCGGCACGCCGTTGCGTCCGGCCATTCCGGGGCTCAAAGGCTACTGCGTGATGGAACTCCGTGACCGGAAGTTCGTCGCGGCGAAACCGGAATTTTCGTCGACGTTCGACGGACGCACCTACTACTTCTCCTCCAAGGAGAAGAAGGCGGCCTTCGACGCCGAGCCGGAGCGGTTCGGCCTCGCTTACCGCGGGTACGACCCGGTGGTCTGGCAGACGAAGCGGGAAATGGTCGATGGCCAGTTCCTTCGTGAATACCAGGGGCAGTTCTACCTCTTCGCAGCCAAAGAGAACTGGGACAAGTTCAAGGCGGCTCCGCAGAAGTTCGTGCTCCGCGATCGTGTCACGACAGGGCAGTCCGTCGTGTCGCGGTGA
- the tssH gene encoding type VI secretion system ATPase TssH, producing the protein MDVSLRSLVGKLNEPCRRSLESAAGLCLSRTNYTVEVEHWLQKLLELPDTDVAAIFKHYEVDHSRLQAALTKAIDGFKTGNARPPALSPLLVDLVRDAWVFASIEYNETAVRSGHLLLAALTNTKVSQLFLGSVKDLGKLTPDGLSRELKDVTAGTSEDVASVQATQSATSTGAAPAAGNPKTPALNQFTVDLTERARSGALDSVSGRDFEIRQLIDILMRRRQNNPILTGEAGVGKTAVVEGFAQRIAAGDVPPPLRGVAVRSLDLGLLQAGAGVKGEFENRLKSVIQEVKASPQPIILFIDEAHTLIGAGGQAGQNDAANLLKPALARGELRTICATTWSEYKQYFEKDAALTRRFQVVKVEEPAERQAEIMLQGLVKMLEKHHGLRILDEAVAAAVKLSMRYITGRQLPDKAVSLLDTAAARVAVGQSATPAAVEDLARQIEQDAMRLEILEREAAAGADHAVRMEELKAGREKAIEELKQMESRWTAERDLVTKICELRDRLAGTPIQKKGGSDEKAPPPTQLAESEKQQLREELTTLQAELKGLQGEAPLVQPCVNFAAIAEVVSAWTGIPVGKMLTDEIRLVSSLHERMTERVIGQNHALTAISRRIQTARANLTDPKRPIGVFLLVGPSGVGKTETAMTLAEMLYGGERNMVIINMTEFQQGHTTSTLIGSAPGLVGYGKGGKLTEAVRRRPYCVVLLDEIEKAHDDVLELFYQVFDKGVLEDAEGREIDFKNTIILCTSNVGSELIQSLCADPDTKPDSDKLGELLRPKLLERFKPAFLGRMTVVPYFSLGDEVLKSIIRLQLGRIGERLKENHRAQLTFPDAVVDHIASRCKETETGARNVDHILTGSVLPDISRELLSRMADERSVARVTIDLAENSGFRYEFE; encoded by the coding sequence GTGGATGTCAGCTTGCGGTCGCTCGTTGGGAAACTCAATGAGCCTTGTCGGCGATCACTCGAGAGTGCTGCAGGGCTCTGTCTTTCAAGGACAAATTACACCGTTGAAGTCGAGCACTGGCTGCAGAAACTGCTGGAACTGCCGGATACCGACGTCGCCGCCATCTTCAAACATTATGAAGTCGACCACAGCCGGCTTCAGGCCGCACTGACCAAGGCGATCGACGGATTCAAGACCGGCAATGCCCGACCGCCTGCTCTCTCTCCGCTGCTGGTCGACCTCGTTCGAGATGCGTGGGTGTTCGCTTCGATCGAGTACAACGAGACCGCTGTCCGCAGCGGACATCTGCTGCTCGCGGCGCTCACGAACACCAAGGTCAGCCAGCTCTTCCTCGGGAGCGTCAAGGACCTCGGGAAGCTCACGCCGGATGGCTTGTCCCGCGAACTGAAAGATGTCACCGCCGGCACGTCCGAAGATGTCGCCTCCGTGCAGGCGACGCAGTCGGCCACGTCGACGGGTGCCGCTCCAGCGGCCGGCAATCCCAAGACGCCGGCCCTCAACCAGTTCACCGTCGACCTGACGGAACGGGCCCGCAGCGGCGCGCTCGACAGCGTCTCCGGACGCGATTTCGAGATTCGGCAGCTCATCGACATCCTGATGCGCCGCCGGCAGAACAACCCCATTCTGACCGGCGAGGCCGGCGTAGGAAAAACGGCTGTCGTCGAAGGCTTCGCCCAGCGCATCGCTGCCGGCGATGTTCCGCCCCCGCTCCGCGGCGTGGCCGTCCGTTCGCTCGACCTCGGATTGCTACAGGCAGGCGCGGGCGTGAAAGGCGAATTCGAGAACCGGCTCAAATCGGTGATCCAGGAAGTCAAAGCCTCGCCCCAGCCGATCATCCTCTTCATCGACGAAGCCCATACGCTGATCGGAGCGGGAGGACAGGCAGGCCAGAATGATGCGGCCAACCTCCTCAAGCCGGCCCTGGCCCGTGGCGAGCTCCGCACGATCTGCGCGACGACCTGGTCGGAGTACAAGCAGTATTTCGAAAAGGACGCCGCCCTGACCCGACGGTTCCAGGTGGTGAAAGTCGAAGAGCCGGCCGAACGACAGGCCGAGATCATGCTGCAGGGCCTCGTGAAGATGCTCGAAAAGCATCACGGGCTCCGCATCCTCGATGAAGCGGTCGCCGCGGCCGTTAAGCTGTCGATGCGGTATATCACGGGGCGTCAGTTGCCGGACAAGGCGGTCAGTCTGCTCGACACGGCCGCCGCCCGCGTCGCCGTCGGACAATCGGCCACGCCGGCCGCCGTTGAAGACCTCGCCCGGCAGATCGAACAGGATGCGATGCGGCTCGAGATCCTCGAGCGGGAAGCCGCCGCAGGCGCCGACCACGCTGTCCGCATGGAAGAACTCAAGGCCGGCCGCGAGAAGGCGATCGAAGAACTCAAGCAGATGGAATCGCGATGGACGGCCGAGCGCGATCTCGTCACGAAGATCTGCGAACTGCGCGACCGCCTCGCCGGAACCCCCATCCAGAAGAAGGGCGGATCCGACGAGAAGGCGCCGCCCCCCACCCAGTTGGCGGAGTCGGAGAAACAGCAGTTGCGGGAAGAACTGACGACGCTGCAGGCCGAACTGAAAGGACTGCAGGGGGAGGCCCCTCTGGTCCAGCCCTGCGTGAACTTCGCCGCGATCGCGGAAGTCGTCTCAGCCTGGACCGGCATTCCAGTCGGCAAGATGCTGACGGATGAAATCCGGCTCGTCTCATCGCTCCATGAACGGATGACCGAACGGGTCATCGGCCAGAACCACGCGCTGACCGCCATCAGCCGCCGCATCCAGACGGCCCGCGCCAACCTGACCGACCCCAAACGGCCCATCGGCGTGTTCCTGCTCGTTGGCCCCAGCGGTGTCGGGAAAACCGAGACGGCGATGACGCTCGCCGAAATGCTCTACGGCGGTGAACGGAACATGGTCATCATCAACATGACCGAGTTCCAGCAGGGGCATACGACCTCAACCCTCATCGGCTCGGCCCCGGGGCTCGTCGGCTATGGCAAGGGGGGCAAACTGACGGAAGCCGTCCGCCGGCGGCCGTACTGCGTCGTCCTCCTCGACGAAATCGAAAAGGCGCACGACGACGTTCTCGAGCTGTTCTACCAGGTCTTCGACAAGGGGGTGCTCGAAGACGCGGAAGGCCGCGAGATCGATTTCAAGAACACGATCATCCTGTGCACCTCCAATGTCGGGTCCGAGTTGATCCAGTCGCTGTGCGCCGATCCCGACACCAAGCCCGATTCCGACAAGCTCGGCGAACTGCTCCGCCCGAAACTGCTGGAACGCTTCAAGCCCGCCTTCCTCGGACGCATGACCGTCGTCCCCTATTTCTCGCTGGGAGACGAGGTGCTCAAGAGCATCATCCGCCTGCAGCTCGGCCGCATCGGCGAGCGGCTCAAGGAAAACCACCGGGCGCAGCTGACGTTCCCGGACGCCGTCGTCGACCACATCGCCAGCCGGTGCAAGGAAACCGAAACCGGCGCCCGGAACGTCGATCACATCCTCACCGGCTCGGTGCTCCCCGACATCTCGCGTGAACTCCTCTCGCGTATGGCCGACGAGCGGTCGGTCGCCCGCGTGACCATCGATTTGGCCGAAAACAGCGGCTTCCGCTACGAGTTCGAGTAG
- a CDS encoding type VI secretion system Vgr family protein, which yields MPSEYTDKARLLLFKADGKSDLLLPTSFTASEQMSGLFNVHVDLLVTVDKASQVKADQLLGKRMSLRVSLGDDYTKGPYRYFDGVCNRFAAVGKDHRFHYFEADLVPWLWLLEKKADLRVFQDKNVPDIVETILKELQGDFSEFKFEIRAQRGNYKKIDYCTQFKESHLSFISRLLEEDGLYYYFEHTDSGHKLIIDDSLTAGNDVPNQAQVALRVESGPDESGKDAVMEWREERVIHSGKFAARDYHPQLAQNKIDYSGVAPKTVLAKNDKLEVFEWPSGGALRYNLPDQRLDEVNSQGSKLVDLRAQESEASHHTFSGESHCRGFVSGYRFSLKHDSGKKYLLTSIQHSAIQDASYITGEASLTPYRNTFTAIPADVQYRPERKTPKPLVEGVQSARVVGKQGDEIYVDKYGRVRVQFFWDRKGNNDEKSACWVRVAQIAAGKRWGASFWPRIGQEVMVAFVEGDPDQPVIVGTVYNNQQMPPYLGDGPDDKHKVDPNISGIKTNSTKGGDGYNELRFDDTKDKEQVFIHAEKDMDVRVKSTQRTQVVGDRYLIVGDEGNSEDVGYCEQLVHKEWRLKTKQHKVEKVEGNQYLTVGVGEASDGGNLHQYVEKDHMEQVGGNHHTKVDGDRSEKVDGHLSMTAGRMDTKIEQSAAMEAGQVLHLKGMTVVIEADMQLSLKVGGNFVDISVAGVAINGMPMTLINSGGAAGAGPGVQPDSPQEPIKAGQNKPDDSDFKKADDSKTGSKSCD from the coding sequence ATGCCCTCCGAATACACCGACAAGGCCCGTCTGCTGCTGTTCAAGGCCGACGGCAAGTCCGACCTGCTGCTGCCGACCAGCTTCACGGCCAGTGAGCAGATGTCCGGACTGTTCAACGTCCACGTCGACCTGCTCGTCACCGTCGACAAGGCCAGCCAGGTGAAAGCCGACCAGCTGCTCGGCAAGCGCATGTCGCTGCGGGTTTCGCTGGGAGACGACTACACCAAGGGCCCCTACCGCTATTTCGACGGAGTCTGCAACCGGTTCGCGGCCGTTGGCAAAGATCACCGCTTCCACTATTTCGAAGCCGACCTCGTTCCCTGGCTGTGGCTGCTCGAGAAGAAGGCCGACCTGCGTGTCTTCCAGGACAAGAACGTCCCCGACATCGTCGAGACGATTCTCAAGGAACTCCAGGGGGATTTCAGCGAGTTCAAGTTCGAGATTCGTGCCCAGCGGGGCAACTACAAGAAAATCGACTACTGCACGCAGTTCAAGGAATCGCACCTCTCCTTCATTTCGAGGCTGCTCGAAGAGGACGGCCTGTACTACTACTTCGAACACACCGACTCGGGCCACAAGCTGATCATCGACGACTCGCTCACGGCGGGCAATGACGTCCCCAACCAGGCGCAGGTCGCGCTCAGGGTCGAATCCGGTCCGGACGAATCGGGCAAGGACGCGGTCATGGAGTGGCGGGAAGAACGGGTCATCCATTCCGGAAAGTTCGCCGCCCGCGATTACCACCCGCAGCTCGCCCAGAACAAGATCGACTACTCCGGCGTCGCGCCCAAAACGGTGCTCGCCAAGAACGACAAGCTCGAAGTCTTTGAATGGCCCAGCGGCGGCGCCCTGCGCTATAACCTCCCTGACCAGCGGCTCGATGAAGTCAATTCACAGGGCTCGAAGCTGGTCGACCTCCGCGCCCAGGAATCGGAGGCATCGCATCACACCTTCTCCGGCGAGAGCCACTGCCGCGGCTTCGTGTCGGGCTACCGGTTCAGCCTCAAGCACGATTCCGGCAAGAAATACCTGCTGACCAGCATCCAGCACTCCGCCATCCAGGATGCCAGCTACATCACGGGCGAGGCCAGCCTCACCCCCTATCGCAACACCTTCACCGCGATTCCCGCGGACGTCCAGTACCGTCCCGAACGGAAAACGCCCAAGCCACTCGTCGAGGGGGTGCAGTCGGCCAGGGTCGTCGGCAAGCAGGGGGACGAGATCTACGTCGATAAATATGGCCGCGTCCGCGTCCAGTTCTTCTGGGACCGGAAAGGAAACAACGACGAAAAGAGCGCCTGCTGGGTCCGCGTCGCGCAGATCGCCGCCGGCAAGCGGTGGGGCGCCTCGTTCTGGCCCCGGATCGGCCAGGAAGTGATGGTCGCGTTTGTGGAAGGCGATCCCGATCAGCCTGTGATCGTGGGGACCGTCTACAACAACCAGCAGATGCCCCCCTACCTGGGGGACGGACCGGACGACAAGCACAAGGTCGATCCCAACATCAGCGGCATCAAGACGAACTCCACCAAGGGGGGCGACGGCTACAACGAGCTGCGTTTCGACGACACCAAGGACAAGGAGCAGGTCTTCATCCATGCCGAGAAAGACATGGATGTCCGGGTGAAGAGCACGCAGCGGACCCAGGTGGTCGGCGACCGTTACCTGATTGTTGGCGATGAAGGCAACAGCGAGGACGTTGGCTATTGCGAACAGCTGGTGCACAAGGAATGGCGGCTGAAGACCAAACAGCACAAGGTCGAGAAGGTCGAAGGCAACCAGTACCTCACAGTTGGAGTGGGAGAAGCGTCCGACGGAGGCAATCTGCATCAGTACGTCGAGAAGGATCACATGGAGCAGGTGGGAGGAAACCACCACACCAAAGTCGACGGCGACCGCTCGGAAAAGGTCGACGGTCACCTGTCCATGACGGCTGGCCGAATGGATACGAAAATCGAGCAATCGGCCGCGATGGAGGCCGGCCAGGTCCTGCACCTGAAGGGAATGACCGTCGTCATCGAGGCCGACATGCAGCTGTCGCTCAAGGTCGGCGGCAACTTCGTCGACATCTCGGTCGCCGGCGTCGCCATCAACGGCATGCCGATGACGTTGATCAACAGCGGCGGCGCGGCCGGGGCCGGCCCCGGCGTTCAGCCGGACAGTCCCCAGGAACCGATCAAGGCCGGCCAAAACAAACCTGACGACAGCGATTTCAAGAAAGCCGACGATTCCAAAACTGGCAGCAAGTCCTGCGATTGA
- a CDS encoding FHA domain-containing protein has product MSQYLILDAIRGPLEGQSFSIPLGSSLTIGRLPECGIPITQDPTVSRQQCRIEFPGPDAQLVHLSVTSDTLVNRSPATRTELRGGDTIELGTGNLFKVRMDDSAAPPSPRPAASPMKPAGGGHYTMTAASCGWSLYQFPGGIQTPQQLLDLLGKSATVRAIVDFRKTGVQPTEIDPAWAPLFSWLSVDQQLQFSPMIVKSSGVSAELLQSAWGKDALVSVGSTLDDAEFMEHWQAISGVENGQPGKALSIFHWPSLLRLVLTCQQPDRMNPVLSKLSWIAVEDSEAPAQLSLFAPSTFSDELGKRGFSPSSTSATVVSPGKD; this is encoded by the coding sequence ATGTCCCAGTACCTGATCCTCGATGCCATTCGCGGCCCGCTTGAGGGGCAGTCATTCTCCATTCCCCTGGGGAGTTCACTGACCATCGGACGGTTGCCTGAGTGCGGCATCCCGATCACCCAGGATCCGACGGTTTCGCGGCAGCAATGCCGGATCGAGTTTCCGGGCCCCGACGCGCAGCTCGTTCATCTCAGTGTGACGAGCGACACCCTGGTGAACCGCTCCCCCGCCACGCGCACCGAGCTGCGCGGCGGCGACACGATCGAACTCGGCACGGGTAACCTGTTCAAGGTCCGGATGGACGACTCCGCCGCGCCACCATCGCCCAGGCCAGCCGCCAGTCCCATGAAACCGGCGGGAGGCGGCCACTACACGATGACGGCCGCCAGTTGCGGGTGGTCCCTGTACCAGTTTCCAGGCGGAATTCAGACGCCGCAGCAGCTGCTCGACCTGCTCGGAAAATCAGCGACGGTCCGCGCGATCGTCGATTTCCGGAAGACTGGCGTCCAGCCAACGGAAATCGATCCCGCCTGGGCGCCCCTCTTCTCATGGCTTTCCGTTGACCAGCAGCTGCAGTTCTCGCCAATGATCGTCAAGTCGTCAGGAGTCTCCGCAGAGCTTTTGCAGTCGGCGTGGGGAAAAGACGCGCTGGTGAGCGTCGGTTCGACGCTCGACGACGCAGAGTTCATGGAACACTGGCAGGCGATCAGCGGCGTTGAAAACGGTCAGCCGGGAAAGGCCCTGAGCATCTTTCACTGGCCGTCCCTGCTTCGGCTGGTTTTGACCTGCCAGCAGCCCGATCGCATGAATCCGGTGCTGTCGAAGCTGAGCTGGATTGCCGTCGAAGATTCCGAGGCGCCCGCGCAGCTCAGCCTGTTCGCGCCTTCCACATTTTCCGACGAGCTGGGAAAGCGGGGCTTCAGCCCCAGTTCCACGTCCGCCACCGTTGTCTCCCCTGGCAAGGACTGA
- a CDS encoding PAAR domain-containing protein, whose product MPPAARISDMHVCPMQTPAVVPIPHVGGPVCAACPNVMIEFLPATRVGDMAICVGPPDVIAMGSFTVMIGGQPAARIGDMTAHGGSIVMCSPTVMIG is encoded by the coding sequence ATGCCTCCCGCAGCACGCATTTCCGACATGCACGTCTGCCCCATGCAGACGCCGGCTGTCGTACCCATACCGCACGTCGGTGGTCCGGTGTGCGCCGCATGTCCGAACGTGATGATCGAATTCCTGCCTGCCACACGCGTGGGGGACATGGCGATCTGCGTCGGACCGCCGGATGTCATCGCGATGGGATCATTCACCGTCATGATCGGCGGACAGCCGGCCGCGCGGATTGGCGACATGACGGCGCATGGTGGGTCGATCGTCATGTGCAGCCCGACGGTCATGATCGGCTGA
- a CDS encoding type VI secretion protein IcmF/TssM N-terminal domain-containing protein: MSFSRTLNAAHNVVRGMLRWLGLIFGIIPRGGRVSPALYRGIHYAIIIAVTVVLAIYSPRLVPESRVPISNWFVQRFYVAIQFLLFYLFVRLLIAAIQLLLAKDVSEFEDIDRAWEAGLDALAREGFDLHWLPVFLVAGTTPQQRKSLFESTRMQWKVTPSDDPAAAALSFYACDEAVFICLDDVGAMSRQLSKPAISRAVQTGSTTSDYGPQATLRPGAIQAAAQQTRRPEQLQTGDKTLAPGAIQQAAAGATMSPPRAARFGETIRPGEVASAVASTAVRPVPLEKLSQEELRLARRRVSHFCSRLTADRSPYCPVNGLLYVLPIRWTQSQSHEPLFASAAEDVQTLHLQLHQQFPVVCLHAGLEDLTGLTQFIERGRELDSRFKDSRAGSRFPAGLRVDDKSTDWVVDRGITWFRDWVYAEFAKQLANPTNRQLYQFLCTLTERRARLSRELRTVMGELRLSQPVRLSGYYFAATGDEAARQGFVHGVMQRLMSEQNDVAWSQEWRSRNRRAAAVTFCLLVVTLAVLAGDAYLGWRIWQHAASAMRG; this comes from the coding sequence ATGAGCTTTTCGCGAACGCTGAACGCCGCTCACAACGTCGTGCGGGGGATGCTCCGCTGGCTGGGCCTGATTTTCGGCATTATCCCGCGCGGCGGACGCGTCTCGCCCGCGCTCTATCGCGGCATTCACTACGCGATCATCATCGCGGTCACCGTCGTCCTCGCGATCTACAGCCCGCGACTCGTCCCCGAGTCACGCGTCCCGATCTCCAACTGGTTCGTACAGCGGTTCTACGTCGCGATCCAGTTCCTCTTGTTTTATCTCTTCGTCCGGTTGCTGATCGCCGCGATCCAGTTGCTGCTCGCGAAGGATGTCTCCGAATTCGAAGACATCGATCGCGCCTGGGAAGCAGGCCTCGACGCCCTGGCCCGTGAAGGCTTCGACCTTCACTGGCTCCCCGTGTTCCTCGTCGCCGGAACCACGCCCCAGCAGCGCAAGAGCCTCTTCGAAAGCACGCGGATGCAGTGGAAGGTCACTCCGTCCGACGACCCCGCCGCCGCGGCCCTGTCCTTCTACGCCTGCGACGAAGCCGTCTTCATCTGCCTCGACGATGTGGGCGCCATGTCCCGCCAGTTGAGCAAGCCCGCGATCAGTCGGGCCGTCCAGACGGGATCGACGACCTCCGACTATGGCCCGCAGGCGACGCTTCGTCCCGGCGCCATCCAGGCCGCCGCCCAGCAGACGCGCCGCCCCGAACAACTCCAGACCGGCGACAAAACTCTCGCGCCCGGTGCCATCCAGCAGGCCGCGGCCGGAGCCACGATGTCGCCCCCCCGGGCCGCGCGATTCGGCGAAACGATCCGGCCCGGCGAAGTTGCCTCGGCCGTTGCATCCACCGCAGTCCGGCCCGTCCCCCTGGAAAAGCTCAGCCAGGAAGAACTGCGCCTCGCGCGCCGCCGGGTCAGCCACTTCTGTTCGCGCCTCACGGCCGACCGCAGCCCGTACTGCCCGGTCAACGGCCTGCTCTATGTCCTTCCCATCCGCTGGACTCAGAGTCAGTCGCACGAGCCGCTTTTCGCCTCCGCCGCCGAAGACGTCCAGACACTCCACCTGCAATTGCACCAGCAGTTCCCGGTTGTCTGCCTGCATGCCGGCCTGGAAGACCTCACCGGTCTGACGCAGTTCATCGAACGCGGACGCGAACTCGATTCCCGGTTCAAAGACTCCCGGGCCGGCTCCCGTTTCCCGGCCGGCCTTCGCGTCGATGACAAGTCGACCGACTGGGTGGTCGACCGCGGCATCACCTGGTTTCGTGACTGGGTCTATGCCGAGTTCGCCAAACAGTTGGCCAATCCCACAAACCGTCAGCTGTATCAATTCCTCTGCACACTCACCGAACGCCGCGCCCGGCTGTCACGCGAACTCAGAACCGTCATGGGCGAATTGCGGCTCTCCCAGCCGGTTCGGCTCAGCGGATATTACTTTGCGGCGACGGGCGACGAGGCGGCCCGGCAGGGGTTTGTGCATGGCGTCATGCAGCGTCTGATGAGTGAACAGAACGACGTCGCCTGGTCGCAAGAATGGCGTTCAAGGAACCGACGTGCGGCCGCAGTCACCTTCTGCCTGCTGGTCGTCACGCTGGCCGTGCTGGCCGGCGATGCTTACCTCGGCTGGCGGATCTGGCAGCATGCCGCATCGGCGATGCGCGGATAG